Within the Gemmatimonadaceae bacterium genome, the region CACCGGAGTGGTGCAAGTCTCTGCCGTGACCAAATGGCGAAGCATCTCGCTGGCCATCGTGAGCCGTCTCGTGAACGGGCTCAACGACTATAACGAAAGGATTCGTCAAGGTGCGGCATCGTCCGAGCGTAGATTCGTCGAGGGACGGCTCGCTCTCGCGAGGTCGGACCTGCGCGCGACCGAGGACCGATTAGAAGAGTTTCTCAGGACGAACAGGAATTTGGGGAATTCGCCGGAGCTGATCATGGAACGCGAGCGCCTGCAGCGGGACGTGACTCTGCGCCAGCAGGTTTACACGGCGCTGACTCAGTCTTATGAGGAGGCGCGCATTCGTGAGGTTCGCGACGTTCCGATAATCACTGTCTTCGAGCCGCCGGGTGTGCCGACTCGACCGGAACCGCGCGGACGGTTGAAGCTTCTGATCATCGGCCTGTTCGTGGGCGCCAGTGTCGGTGCGTCGCTCGTTCTTGCTTCAGTCATGATGCGGCGACGCCGAATGGAAGTAGACGCGGAAGCCGACGAATTCTTCGGTGTCCTCGCCGAAATCAAGCACGAGGTGCTGGCCCCCATTCAGATGTTGGAGAGATGGCACCGCGGGTGAGGCCGGCAAATACAGCGTGAAGGTTCTCCTAACTGGATCGGCGGGTTTCATCGGTTCCGCTCTCGCTCTTCGCCTGCTGGATCACGGGGATGAGGTCATCGGTATCGACAACCATAATTCCTATTATGACCCGGCGCTCAAGGAGGCGAGGTTGGCGCGGCATGCCTCCCATCCCAACTACACTCATCTCCGGATCGACCTCGCGGACGGCGCTGAGCTGGCACGAGCGTTCGAGCGCCACCAGCCAACAAGAGTCGCCCACCTTGGGGCGCAGGCCGGAGTGCGATATTCGATCGAGCACCCGCACGTCTATGTACAGAGCAACCTCGTCGGTTTTGCCAACGTTCTCGAGGGCTGCCGCGCCGTCAACGTCGAGCATCTTGTTTATGCGAGCAGCTCGAGCGTGTACGGGTCCAACTCCACGCTGCCATTTTCCGCACATCACAACGTTGACCATCCTCTGAGCCTGTACGCGGCTACGAAAAAGTCAAATGAGCTGATGGCCCACACCTACAGTCATCTTTATGGGTTGCCGACGACGGGACTTCGATTCTTCACGGTGTATGGGCCGTGGGGGCGTCCCGACATGGCGCTGTTCAAGTTCACTGAGGCGATCCTTGCGGGAAAAAAAATCGAACTCTTCAACCACGGAAGGCACCGTCGTGACTTCACCTACATCGACGACATTGTCGAAGGGCTGATCCGCGTTCTCGACAAGGCGCCGCAACCGACGCCTGACTGGGACGGATCAAACCCCGATCCGGCGACGAGCGCGGCTCCGTGGCGCGTGTATAACATCGGGAACAACAGGCCGGTTAATCTCCTCGACTGCATCGCGACGCTCGAGTCGGCTCTGGGAAAGACGGCGGAGAAGGAATATCTGCCGATGCAGCCCGGTGACGTGCCCGACACCTTCGCGGACGTTAGCGATCTGGTCGAGGACTTCGGATACAAGCCGACGACTTCAATCGCCGAGGGGATAGGGCGGTTCGTTGTCTGGTACAAGGATTATTTCAGGGTTTGAGAAAGAGAGACGTCTAGGGTCAAATGATCATAACGCGAACGCCGTTCCGCATTTCTTTTTTCGGCGGGGGAACTGACTACCCGGCCTGGTACCAGGAGCCCGGCGGAGTCGTCCTGGCTACCACCATCGACAAGTATTGCCACATAAGCTGCCGCCACCTTCCACCGTTCTTCGAGCATAAGCACGGGATCGTGTATTCGCGCATCGAGAACGTGCGTGAGATCGACGAGATCGAGCACCCGGCGGTACGGGCGATACTGGCATGGGCGGGCTGCGACAAGGGACTCGAGATACATCACGACGGCGATCTTCCCGCGTGAAGCGGTCTCGGGTCGAGCTCGTGCTTCACCCGTCGGGCTGATCCACGCTCTCGCTGCGCTCGACGGGAAGTACGTGAGCAAGGAGACGCTCGCCAAGGATGCGATCCACATCGAGCAGAACATCATCCGCGAGAACGTCGGTTCGCAGGACCAGATCTCCGCCGCGTTCGGCGGATTCAACCGGATCGAGTTCAGACAGAACGACACCTTTCAGGTTTCACCGGTAATTCTTCACAGGGACCGGCTGCAAGAACTTCAGAGCCGTTTGATGCTTTGCTTCACCGGAGTCTCGCGAACAGCTTCAGAGATCGCCAAGGCGCAGATCGAGAATTCGAAGAATCGCCAGACCGAGCTGAAGCGGATGACCGAGATGGTGGACGAAGCGATCCAGATCCTTCAGAGCCCGAACGCTTCGATCGACGAATTCGGCGAGCTCCTGCACCACGGTTGGCTGCACAAGCGCAAGCTGTCGGAGAAGGTTTCCACACCGGAGATAGACTCGCTCTACGAGGCGGCACGGGGAGCCGGCGCGATCGGAGGGAAGCTTCTCGGAGCGGGGGGCGGAGGATTCCTGCTGCTGTTCGTGAGGCCCGAGCTTCGGCCGGAGGTGCAGGACGTTCTGAAGACGCTCGTCCACGTGCCGTTCGAGTTCGACGATTCCGGGAGCCGAGTGGTGCTCTATCAGCCGAACGGCTTCTTTTGAGCCCGGCTTGAAAAAAGGTTCTGCACGGCATTCCCCGGCATTCCGTGAAGAACCATTTTTTACATGAAGGGCGGACCCCTTCGCGGCGATCTACACGTCACTCGGCTGCCAATTCCAATGTAATTTCTGCATGATCAACATCGTGAACAGGACCTCCCAGGAATCCGATGTGACGTCAATGGATTCCCGCGGCATGCGGATTTGGAGCCCAGAACATATTCTCGGCGAATTTCAAAAGCTGTGGGATCTGGGTGTTCGAACCGTGCGCATTTCCGATGAGATGCTCCCACTCGGTGAATGATTTTCGGAAGATCGTAGGCATCGAATCGTACGCCTCCACCGACAAGGTCTCCGAGCTGACGGCGCGCACCAACGACGAAGGTTGGGCGACCATCTTTGTCGCATGGCTCAGGACGAGCCGCCTGACGGCGAACGATTGTCTGTTCATACTTTCCGTCGGTGGGGGCGCGACCGCGAAGAACATCAGCCCGAACCTGGTGGAAGCGCTGAAGTACGCGAAATCGATCGGGGCGAAGGTGGCGGGCATCGTCGGCCGAGACGGCGGGTACACGGCCGAGGTGGCTGGTGTCTGCTGCATTGTCCCCACCGTGAATGAAAACACCGTGACTCCCCATGCTGAAGCTCTTCAGGTGGTCGTCTGGCACCTGCTGGTTTCGCATCCGGCGCTTAAGGCAAACCAGACCACATGGGAGTCGGCCGGAACGGCCTAGCCCGAGGAAAGGCGGGGGTCGCTCCCCGCGGCGGATTGCTGTTAGATTTGAGACGCTGGCGCCATTACTCACACGCCGGGGCGGTGAGGCAAGCTGGCCGGGCATTTCGCTCGCGAACGCGGAAAGCGCTGTGGTTCAATCCCGACGATCCTCAGGCTGTTGAGCCGGCACCACAACCAGGTCGTTAAACCGGGGTTGCGAAATGGGTGCTTTAACAAATTGAATAGAGGGAGATGACGCCAAGTGAAGAGGGTTGAAGCGTTGAAGGTGAAAATCTCTGCCGACGGAG harbors:
- a CDS encoding GNVR domain-containing protein → MTEAERRDDDELSLFALGTTLLQNRWRLGRWILIGAVVAAFFAFSRPTLFRASAAFVPQGNNEPGRPGLASFAEQFGVSSPAGNQSLSPDFYVRLLKSRVLLGPIVASTFAVPEMRGQQIPFVDLFDIQGGSAEARREKGVDLLSGIVTVTTVKATGVVQVSAVTKWRSISLAIVSRLVNGLNDYNERIRQGAASSERRFVEGRLALARSDLRATEDRLEEFLRTNRNLGNSPELIMERERLQRDVTLRQQVYTALTQSYEEARIREVRDVPIITVFEPPGVPTRPEPRGRLKLLIIGLFVGASVGASLVLASVMMRRRRMEVDAEADEFFGVLAEIKHEVLAPIQMLERWHRG
- a CDS encoding NAD-dependent epimerase, whose protein sequence is MKVLLTGSAGFIGSALALRLLDHGDEVIGIDNHNSYYDPALKEARLARHASHPNYTHLRIDLADGAELARAFERHQPTRVAHLGAQAGVRYSIEHPHVYVQSNLVGFANVLEGCRAVNVEHLVYASSSSVYGSNSTLPFSAHHNVDHPLSLYAATKKSNELMAHTYSHLYGLPTTGLRFFTVYGPWGRPDMALFKFTEAILAGKKIELFNHGRHRRDFTYIDDIVEGLIRVLDKAPQPTPDWDGSNPDPATSAAPWRVYNIGNNRPVNLLDCIATLESALGKTAEKEYLPMQPGDVPDTFADVSDLVEDFGYKPTTSIAEGIGRFVVWYKDYFRV
- a CDS encoding SIS domain-containing protein; the encoded protein is MNDFRKIVGIESYASTDKVSELTARTNDEGWATIFVAWLRTSRLTANDCLFILSVGGGATAKNISPNLVEALKYAKSIGAKVAGIVGRDGGYTAEVAGVCCIVPTVNENTVTPHAEALQVVVWHLLVSHPALKANQTTWESAGTA